The following proteins are encoded in a genomic region of Necator americanus strain Aroian chromosome II, whole genome shotgun sequence:
- a CDS encoding hypothetical protein (NECATOR_CHRII.G5418.T1): MMNDLTPELGKSRRAAWGAYKSIEDVVKKTRNTRLHAHLFNTTVLPALAYASETWAFRKQEENTVSVIERAIGRVMLGVSRLTQLRDGIRSSLLRQRSEIRDAAAFAKESKIRWAGHVMRFNDNRWTRAVSDWVPRDIKRTTGRPSTRWSDFFTKSFKEKYDAVRVPRERRNHWATLARDRDKWNYWRPLDQFEYERESR; this comes from the coding sequence atgatgaacgacctgacccccgagctagGCAAGAgcagacgagcggcttggggagcgtacaagagcatcgaggatgtagtgaagaagaccaggaacacccggctccatgctcacctcttcaacaccaccgtacttcctgctttggcctatgcttcggaaacctgggcatttcgcaagcaggaagaaaacacggtgagcgtcattgaacgcgcaattgggagagtgatgctaggagtatcccgtttgaCGCAATTGAGGGACGGGAtccgaagttctctcctacgtcagcgatcagagattagagacgccgccgcgtttgccaaggaaagtaaaataaggtgggccggacacgtgatgcgctttaatgacaaccgttggaccagagccgtgagcgactgggttccccgcgatattaagcgcactacaggaagaccgtcgacccgatggtcagatttcttcacgaagtccttcaaagaaaaatatgatgctgttcgtgtcccacgcgaaaggaggaaccactgggctactctggcacgcgatcgggacaaatggaattactggcgcccgctcgaccagttcgaatatgaacgggagtcaaggtaa
- a CDS encoding hypothetical protein (NECATOR_CHRII.G5419.T2): MMQAKKIKYDVIGLTKMRRRHPFNAVYETGEELFLGTCDSRGVGGVGVLVNTRTAKNIDSFEQLTTRIGRLRMRRCGPTPALTIFVAYAPTSSYEEEEVEAFYIDLEKFYREDHAFYKVIIGDFNAKVSPRRTPEELHIRTHGLQWNDQGERLSEFIMTTKTIHGNSQFQKPSSLRWTWESPGGGYRNEIDHIIVNKWFCLTDIAVVPKFNTGSDHRRLRGRFSFTRRAEKAAKFRGRNPRTTINWDLFATLAGFWEDSAMDNIDEEYDRLVEHLHDCAKKAESFKTTKRRLSLQTLELIRQRGTARAAGNQELTSELARLCREAIKEDLKERRAEVLAEAAEAGKSIRYARRDFASRKTRMTALSNPKRTAIASRRGMEKIIYDFYSDLFDNHVHLPPHHLREDGQVISKVLPSEIRHAIMSVRNRTAPGPDRIRPEHLKSLPPVLINTLARLFTRYLSECKVPKQWKTSKTVLLYKKGDPHDIDNHRPICLLSVIYKLFTRVILNRIEKVLDEGQPCEQAGFRKGFSTIDHIHTVSKLIEVSREYKMPLCLTFIDLKKAFDSVETEAVVEALDNQGVPTQYIKDDMGVKVDGRQLHHLRFADYIVLITPSISQAERMLTEFDEACGCIGLQLNLQKTMFMRNG; this comes from the exons atgatgcaagccaagaagatcaagtacgacgtcatcggactgaccaagatgagacgacgtcaccctttcaatgccgtatatgaaactggagaagaactgttcttaggaacatgcgacagtagaggtgttggtggagttggcgtcctcgtcaacacgagaacggcaaagaacatcgactctttcgaacaacttacgacccgaatcggacgtctgcggatgagaagatgtggtccaacaccagctttgactatcttcgtcgcttacgctccaacatcgagctatgaagaagaagaagtcgaagctttctatatagacctagagaagttctaccgagaagatcatgccttctacaaggtcataattggcgatttcaacgccaaagttagcccaagaagaacgccggaggaacttcacatcaggacccacggcctacaatggaatgaccagggggagaggctctccgagttcatcatgacgactaagaccatccatgggaactcgcaattccagaaaccctcctctctacgctggacgtgggagtcacccggtggagggtaccgtaatgaaatagaccacatcattgtCAATAAatggttctgcctgacggacatcgctgttgtaccaaagttcaatacgggatcggaccatcgccgccttcgaggaagattttccttcacaaggagagcagagaaagccgccaagtttagagggagaaatcccaggactaccatcaactgggatctcttcgctacgctagccggcttttgggaagattccgcaatggacaacatcgacgaggaatatgaccggctcgttgaacaccttcacgactgtgcgaagaaggctgagagttttaaaacgaccaagagacgcctgtctcttcaaactcttgagctgatacgccagcgtggaacagcacgagccgcagggaaccaagaactcacgtccgagctcgcaaggctttgcagagaggcaataaaggaagaccttaaagagagaagagcagaagtgctggctgaagctgcagaggcggggaaaagcattcgctatgcccgtcgagacttcgccagtcgcaagacgaggatgacggCTCTCTCGAACCCAAAgagaacagccattgcatcgagaagggggatggagaaaatcatctacgacttctactctgatctcttcgacaaccatgtccacttgcctcctcaccatctgagggaagatggacaagtcatttcaaaggttctcccgtccgaaatacgacatgctatcatgtcggtaagaaatcgtacggcacccggtcccgacagaataagaccagaacacctgaagagccttccgccagtactcatcaacaccctggcgaggctctttacacgttatctgtcggaatgcaaggttcctaaacagtggaagaccagcaagaccgtgttgttgtataaaaagggagatccacatgacatcgacaaccatcgtccaatctgcctactgtccgtcatctacaagctctttacaagagtaatccttaataggattgaaaaagtcttggatgaaggacagccatgcgagcaagcagggtttcgaaaaggattcagcacgattgaccacattcacactgtttcgaaactcatcgaggtatcacgagagtacaagatgccgctctgtctcaccttcatcgacttaaagaaggctttcgactcggttgagacggaagcggtcgtggaagccttggacaaccaaggcgtccctactcagtatataaag gacgacatgggagtgaaggttgatggtcggcagctacaccatttgcgctttgctgattacatcgtactgataacacctagcatcagccaagcggaacgaatgctgaccgaattcgacgaagcatgtggatgcatcggtcttcagctgaatctacaaaagacgatgttcatgcggaacggatag
- a CDS encoding hypothetical protein (NECATOR_CHRII.G5419.T1), which produces MMQAKKIKYDVIGLTKMRRRHPFNAVYETGEELFLGTCDSRGVGGVGVLVNTRTAKNIDSFEQLTTRIGRLRMRRCGPTPALTIFVAYAPTSSYEEEEVEAFYIDLEKFYREDHAFYKVIIGDFNAKVSPRRTPEELHIRTHGLQWNDQGERLSEFIMTTKTIHGNSQFQKPSSLRWTWESPGGGYRNEIDHIIVNKWFCLTDIAVVPKFNTGSDHRRLRGRFSFTRRAEKAAKFRGRNPRTTINWDLFATLAGFWEDSAMDNIDEEYDRLVEHLHDCAKKAESFKTTKRRLSLQTLELIRQRGTARAAGNQELTSELARLCREAIKEDLKERRAEVLAEAAEAGKSIRYARRDFASRKTRMTALSNPKRTAIASRRGMEKIIYDFYSDLFDNHVHLPPHHLREDGQVISKVLPSEIRHAIMSVRNRTAPGPDRIRPEHLKSLPPVLINTLARLFTRYLSECKVPKQWKTSKTVLLYKKGDPHDIDNHRPICLLSVIYKLFTRVILNRIEKVLDEGQPCEQAGFRKGFSTIDHIHTVSKLIEVSREYKMPLCLTFIDLKKAFDSVETEAVVEALDNQGVPTQYIKVLRELYSNFTTGISSFYKNIIIDVKRG; this is translated from the coding sequence atgatgcaagccaagaagatcaagtacgacgtcatcggactgaccaagatgagacgacgtcaccctttcaatgccgtatatgaaactggagaagaactgttcttaggaacatgcgacagtagaggtgttggtggagttggcgtcctcgtcaacacgagaacggcaaagaacatcgactctttcgaacaacttacgacccgaatcggacgtctgcggatgagaagatgtggtccaacaccagctttgactatcttcgtcgcttacgctccaacatcgagctatgaagaagaagaagtcgaagctttctatatagacctagagaagttctaccgagaagatcatgccttctacaaggtcataattggcgatttcaacgccaaagttagcccaagaagaacgccggaggaacttcacatcaggacccacggcctacaatggaatgaccagggggagaggctctccgagttcatcatgacgactaagaccatccatgggaactcgcaattccagaaaccctcctctctacgctggacgtgggagtcacccggtggagggtaccgtaatgaaatagaccacatcattgtCAATAAatggttctgcctgacggacatcgctgttgtaccaaagttcaatacgggatcggaccatcgccgccttcgaggaagattttccttcacaaggagagcagagaaagccgccaagtttagagggagaaatcccaggactaccatcaactgggatctcttcgctacgctagccggcttttgggaagattccgcaatggacaacatcgacgaggaatatgaccggctcgttgaacaccttcacgactgtgcgaagaaggctgagagttttaaaacgaccaagagacgcctgtctcttcaaactcttgagctgatacgccagcgtggaacagcacgagccgcagggaaccaagaactcacgtccgagctcgcaaggctttgcagagaggcaataaaggaagaccttaaagagagaagagcagaagtgctggctgaagctgcagaggcggggaaaagcattcgctatgcccgtcgagacttcgccagtcgcaagacgaggatgacggCTCTCTCGAACCCAAAgagaacagccattgcatcgagaagggggatggagaaaatcatctacgacttctactctgatctcttcgacaaccatgtccacttgcctcctcaccatctgagggaagatggacaagtcatttcaaaggttctcccgtccgaaatacgacatgctatcatgtcggtaagaaatcgtacggcacccggtcccgacagaataagaccagaacacctgaagagccttccgccagtactcatcaacaccctggcgaggctctttacacgttatctgtcggaatgcaaggttcctaaacagtggaagaccagcaagaccgtgttgttgtataaaaagggagatccacatgacatcgacaaccatcgtccaatctgcctactgtccgtcatctacaagctctttacaagagtaatccttaataggattgaaaaagtcttggatgaaggacagccatgcgagcaagcagggtttcgaaaaggattcagcacgattgaccacattcacactgtttcgaaactcatcgaggtatcacgagagtacaagatgccgctctgtctcaccttcatcgacttaaagaaggctttcgactcggttgagacggaagcggtcgtggaagccttggacaaccaaggcgtccctactcagtatataaaggtacttcgagagttgtacagtaacttcacgaccggaatttcgtcattctacaagaacatcatcattgacgttaagagagggtga
- a CDS encoding hypothetical protein (NECATOR_CHRII.G5420.T1): MSVHSLYLFTLLSVVIAQYDDLSILEEVLARSTPSMEVPAEPAAITVTSSPVTEAVPSSSSAPVPSTSDMSAIASATENVSGVPEPEEMEEEATTSVPIIELPPVTSTAIPTDLLSSTTELYLTTPEIATSAAPVVKTTSTENTQISEVTEIPLTEKESIIGPGNPDLSRIYRKLFPYHMA; this comes from the exons ATGTCTGTTCATTCCCTATATTTATTCACACTTCTCTCGGTTGTTATCGCTCAGTATGATGACCTTTCGATATTAGAAGAGGTCCTTGCGCGAAGCACACCTTCTATGGAGGTACCAGCTGAGCCTGCGGCGATTACTGTAACTTCAAGCCCAGTGACAGAGGCCGTGCCGTCCAGCTCATCAGCTCCTGTACCAAGCACTTCTGATATGTCCGCTATTGCATCTGCGACTGAAAATGTAAGTGGAGTCCCGGAGCCTGAAGAGATGGAGGAGGAAGCAACTACCAGTGTGCCGATAATAGAGTTACCTCCAGTCACCAGCACTGCAATACCAACAGACCTCCTAAGCAGTACAACAG AATTATATCTCACAACACCCGAAATAGCAACTTCTGCTGCTCCTGTGGTAAAAACAACATCGACCGAG AATACTCAGATCAGTGAGGTCACTGAAATTCCACTCACCGAAAAGGAATCCATCATTGGACCGGGGAATCCAGATCTTTCTCGAATCTATCGAAAACTTTTCCCGTATCACATGGCTTAG
- a CDS encoding hypothetical protein (NECATOR_CHRII.G5420.T2) has protein sequence MEVPAEPAAITVTSSPVTEAVPSSSSAPVPSTSDMSAIASATENVSGVPEPEEMEEEATTSVPIIELPPVTSTAIPTDLLSSTTELYLTTPEIATSAAPVVKTTSTENTQISEVTEIPLTEKESIIGPGNPDLSRIYRKLFPYHMA, from the exons ATGGAGGTACCAGCTGAGCCTGCGGCGATTACTGTAACTTCAAGCCCAGTGACAGAGGCCGTGCCGTCCAGCTCATCAGCTCCTGTACCAAGCACTTCTGATATGTCCGCTATTGCATCTGCGACTGAAAATGTAAGTGGAGTCCCGGAGCCTGAAGAGATGGAGGAGGAAGCAACTACCAGTGTGCCGATAATAGAGTTACCTCCAGTCACCAGCACTGCAATACCAACAGACCTCCTAAGCAGTACAACAG AATTATATCTCACAACACCCGAAATAGCAACTTCTGCTGCTCCTGTGGTAAAAACAACATCGACCGAG AATACTCAGATCAGTGAGGTCACTGAAATTCCACTCACCGAAAAGGAATCCATCATTGGACCGGGGAATCCAGATCTTTCTCGAATCTATCGAAAACTTTTCCCGTATCACATGGCTTAG